In Streptomyces sp. NBC_00341, the DNA window GCCGTATCGCCTCTGACCGCCGTCGTTCACTAACTGCCCCTTAAGTCCGTACGCAGATGCACACCATATCCAGCGTGGCGGAGCCGCAGACCGACCCGGTCGGGGCGGTTCGGCGGTGGCGGCGGACAGAAGAGCGGAAGTACGGACAGAACTGCGGATCGGGGCCCGGCGTCCTTCGGGCCGACCTGGGACCCGCCGGCTGCGGGTCGACCTAGAGCCGTTGTCTACTGAACGTCCGGGCCCCACCCGGGTCGCACCCTCCGTCCGGCTGAAACCTTCCCTCGCCCCCGAGGCGCGGGCGCTGAACCTGGCTGTGAGTGGTGGTGCGCCGGTGCGGCACACCACCCCACGACCCAGCGGCGTTCGACGACTGCGTGGAGGTTTAACCGGTCGGACGTCCTGTGGTGGACTCGGCCGAACCTACCGGCCGGTGGGCGCATTCTGTCAATAGTTGCCTGACCTGCGCCCTTTACCGAACTTGCCTGGTCAGTACCGGAGATCCCCAGGTCGCGGGAGAACCGGGGCACCTTCGATCGGCGGTACGAAATGTCCGCACATCACTCGTTCGGCCGTACGTAGACAGTTTGTCCGAACACGACCGTGCGCAGGCAGACCGGGAGTGCGGCCCCCGGGCTGAGGTCCGGCAGTCCGGGCGTCCCGGACCTGGGATCGGTCGACCAGCGTGCGACCCGGTCGTCCGGTGCCTGGACCACCAGCTCCTCGGTGCGCCAGACCGCGTAGTCGGCCGGGGCGCCCGGCACCAGGGTGCCCGCGTCGTCGCGGCCGACGGCCCGCCAGCCGCCCCTGGTGTGGGCGGTGAAGCCGGCCCGTACGGAGATCCGGTGCTCGAGCGTCCGGTGGAACGCGGCGGCCCGCACCGTCCCCCACGGGTCGAGCGGGGTCACCGGGCTGTCGGAACCGAACGCGAGGGGCACACCGGCCCGCAGGAGGGCCGCGTACGGGTTGAGGGTCCTCGCCCGCCCGGCACCCAGCCGCTGGGCGTACATGCCCTCCTCACCGCCCCAGGCGGCATCGAACGCGGGCTGGACCGAGGCGGTGAGCCCCAGCTCCGCGAAAGCGGCGACGGTCTCCGGGGTGAGCATCTCGGCGTGCTCGATCCGGTGCCTGGCGCCCCGCACCCGGCTCAGCCCCACCTTCTCCGCGGCTGCCCTGACGCCCTCGACGACCGCGCTGAGCGCGGCGTCCCCGATGGCGTGGAAGCCCGCCTGCAACCCGGCCTCCGTGCAGGCCGCGACGTGGGCCGCGATCTGCGCGGCGTCCAGGTGGGCGGTGCCGGTCAGCGGGGCGTCGGCGTACGGCTCGTGCAGGCAGGCGGTGTGCGAGCCGAGCGAGCCGTCGACGAAGAGGTCCCCGGCGGCGCCCACCGCGCCCAGCTCCCGGATGCGCCGGGCGTCCTTCTCGTCGGCGACCCGCTCGGCCCAGTAGCCGAAGACCCGCGGTCCGCGCGGTCCGGCGGCGAGCTTCAGCAGCGCGGTGAAGTCCTCCTCGTCGGAGATGTCGGGGCCGCCGCACTCGTGGACCGTTCCGATGCCCAGCGACGCCGCACGGTCCAGCGCGGCACGCTGGGCATCGGCCCGCTGGAGCGGCGAGACGGCACCGTGGGCGGCCGCGCGCACCGCGTGGTGGGCGGCGGCGGTCAGCGGCTCCTGCGGGTGGTAGCCGGCCATCGAGGCGAGCGCGGGGACCAGGTCCAGCAGCGCGGTGCTGGCGACCGCCGAGTGCACGTCGACCCGGGGCAGGTAGACCGCCCGGCCGCCGGCCGCCGCGTCCAGCTCCGCGCGCGAGGGCGGGCGCCCCTCGGGCCAGCGCGTGGCGTCCCAACCGTGTCCGAGGACCACCCGCTCCGCGGGGTGCGCCGCCACGTACGTCCGTACGAGGGCGAGGGCCTCGTCCAGGGTGCGGGCGCCGGAGAGGTCCAGGCCGGTCAGGGCCAGGCCGGTCGACGTGGTGTGGACGTGGGCATCGGTGAACGCGGGGGTGACGAGCGCCCCGTCGAGGTCGATCACCTCGTCGACGCCGCCCGCGAAGGCGTCGGCGGCCCCCTCCGAGCCCACCCAGGCGACATGGCCCCGTTCGACCACCATGGCGGTGGCGAAGGGATCGGCGGGACTGTGGACGTCTCCACCGCGCAGCAGCACGGTGCGGTGTTCGCTCTGGGGGGCGGTGCTCTCGGTCATGGTGACCAGTCTCCCGCCTGCCGGGTCCCGCCCCGTGCCCGGCCCCTCAGATCTGCGGCGGCCGTGCCTCGTACGGCGTGGAGAGGACGACCGTGGTGCGGGTGGAGACACCGGCGAGCGAGCGGATGCGGGTCAGCAGGTGTTCAAGCTCCAGCGGGGTCGCGACACGCACCTTCAGGATGTAGTTCTCGTCACCCGCGACGCTGTGGCACGCCTCCAGCTCCGGGACTCCCGCGAGCCGCTCCGCGATGTCGTCCGGGGCGCTCGGGTCGAAGGGCTTGACCGAGATGAACGCGGTCAGCGGCAGGCCGACGGCCTCGGGGTCGACGACCGCGGCATAACCCCGGATCACCCCGCGCTGCTCCAGCCTGCGGACCCGCTGATGAACGGCCGAGGTGGACAGGCCGGTGGCCTTGCCCAGGTCGGTGTAGCTCATCCGCCCGTCCTTGACGAGCAACTCCACGATTTGACGGTCCAGCTCCTCCATATGGATCAATCTATGGCCCCGGGCCCCTCCAGGCACAGCCGCGGGAGCCGCCGAAGGGCACCCCGTGGCGGTCATGTGATGAATGCCACAGGTTTACGGGTCGGTAGCAGAGCACCTCGCGGTTACGGCCGATCCACGACGGGAAGTGCTTGCTTTGGCCGAGGCCACGGCGCCTTGTCGGCCCACCGAGGGGGGAATTTCCCATG includes these proteins:
- a CDS encoding Lrp/AsnC family transcriptional regulator, encoding MEELDRQIVELLVKDGRMSYTDLGKATGLSTSAVHQRVRRLEQRGVIRGYAAVVDPEAVGLPLTAFISVKPFDPSAPDDIAERLAGVPELEACHSVAGDENYILKVRVATPLELEHLLTRIRSLAGVSTRTTVVLSTPYEARPPQI
- a CDS encoding amidohydrolase, which gives rise to MTESTAPQSEHRTVLLRGGDVHSPADPFATAMVVERGHVAWVGSEGAADAFAGGVDEVIDLDGALVTPAFTDAHVHTTSTGLALTGLDLSGARTLDEALALVRTYVAAHPAERVVLGHGWDATRWPEGRPPSRAELDAAAGGRAVYLPRVDVHSAVASTALLDLVPALASMAGYHPQEPLTAAAHHAVRAAAHGAVSPLQRADAQRAALDRAASLGIGTVHECGGPDISDEEDFTALLKLAAGPRGPRVFGYWAERVADEKDARRIRELGAVGAAGDLFVDGSLGSHTACLHEPYADAPLTGTAHLDAAQIAAHVAACTEAGLQAGFHAIGDAALSAVVEGVRAAAEKVGLSRVRGARHRIEHAEMLTPETVAAFAELGLTASVQPAFDAAWGGEEGMYAQRLGAGRARTLNPYAALLRAGVPLAFGSDSPVTPLDPWGTVRAAAFHRTLEHRISVRAGFTAHTRGGWRAVGRDDAGTLVPGAPADYAVWRTEELVVQAPDDRVARWSTDPRSGTPGLPDLSPGAALPVCLRTVVFGQTVYVRPNE